The following are encoded in a window of Prevotella melaninogenica genomic DNA:
- the nanU gene encoding SusD family outer membrane lipoprotein NanU, whose translation MKKLLSYITAAALSLSLTGCMDIEPVSTITDANYWKNPDQVQAFNQGLSSWMRSYADKYIVWGEMRSNIYSGTAFSGEAPQGYDRLWNNTLEKSSAVVGNYGGLYTGINQINLMIDKVNEAGYLTDVEKTNYLAGAYGIRAFLYFQLLRTYGDVIVYLQHTEGKTIDLGKVARKQDAAADVMKQIKADISASETAYNNNYKFTNGRTYWSLAATKMLKGEVYLWSGKQMGGGTADYQTALTAYQDVQNNADVSLLDNFEDVFAYDNKENKEIIYALHNRENETSLWGGLYTSLVMNKQNVGAYRLHNDTGQAIQFSESPNLNLRLGSGVMRFPLDKRLWTKLYTNDNDKRKKASLADVYQASDGSYVGNICNKFHGTLLAGSSATSWYDDQPIYRYAECLLGIAEAKVFLGQDPSTEINQVCRRAYGATYFNAHAEVQYPNDVSTGGSTALTNFYTDNPFVGGDEDPIEAILKERMREFLFEGKRWHDIRLVDKATKYSTASADRLLWPIDETTKSTNAELKQTPGYGD comes from the coding sequence ATGAAAAAGTTACTATCCTATATAACAGCTGCAGCTCTCAGCCTTTCGCTGACAGGCTGTATGGACATTGAGCCAGTTAGTACTATTACCGATGCAAACTACTGGAAGAATCCTGATCAAGTACAGGCTTTCAATCAAGGACTGAGTTCTTGGATGCGAAGCTATGCTGATAAGTATATCGTCTGGGGTGAGATGCGAAGTAATATCTATAGTGGAACCGCTTTTAGTGGTGAGGCTCCACAGGGTTATGACCGTCTATGGAATAACACACTTGAGAAGAGTAGTGCGGTGGTAGGCAACTATGGAGGTCTTTATACTGGTATCAACCAAATCAATTTGATGATAGATAAGGTGAATGAAGCCGGCTATCTGACAGATGTGGAGAAGACTAACTACCTTGCCGGTGCTTATGGTATACGTGCTTTCTTGTATTTTCAGTTGCTCCGTACCTATGGTGATGTTATTGTTTATCTACAGCACACGGAGGGCAAGACTATTGACTTAGGTAAGGTTGCCCGTAAGCAGGATGCAGCTGCTGACGTAATGAAGCAGATTAAGGCAGACATCTCGGCTTCAGAAACCGCTTATAACAATAACTATAAGTTCACCAACGGACGTACTTATTGGTCGCTTGCTGCAACCAAGATGCTTAAAGGTGAGGTATATCTGTGGAGTGGAAAGCAGATGGGTGGTGGTACTGCCGACTATCAGACTGCGCTTACAGCTTATCAAGATGTTCAGAATAATGCGGATGTGAGTCTGCTTGATAATTTTGAAGATGTCTTTGCATATGATAACAAGGAGAATAAAGAGATTATCTATGCACTCCATAATCGAGAGAATGAAACTTCTTTGTGGGGTGGACTTTACACTTCACTCGTAATGAACAAGCAGAATGTAGGTGCTTATCGTCTGCATAACGATACTGGTCAGGCAATTCAGTTTAGTGAGTCACCGAATCTAAACTTGCGTTTAGGTAGTGGTGTAATGCGTTTCCCACTGGATAAACGTTTGTGGACGAAGCTCTATACAAATGATAATGACAAGCGTAAGAAGGCTTCTTTGGCAGATGTTTATCAGGCTTCAGACGGTTCATACGTGGGTAATATCTGTAATAAGTTCCACGGAACATTGCTTGCTGGTAGCTCAGCTACATCATGGTATGATGACCAACCTATCTATCGCTATGCAGAGTGTCTGCTTGGTATTGCTGAGGCTAAGGTCTTCTTAGGTCAGGACCCATCAACAGAAATCAATCAAGTTTGTCGTCGTGCTTATGGTGCTACCTACTTTAATGCACATGCTGAGGTACAATATCCAAATGATGTAAGTACTGGAGGAAGTACCGCACTGACCAACTTCTATACCGATAACCCATTTGTTGGTGGTGATGAGGACCCAATAGAAGCTATCCTTAAAGAGCGTATGCGCGAGTTCTTGTTTGAAGGGAAGCGTTGGCATGATATTCGTTTGGTTGATAAGGCTACAAAGTATTCAACAGCAAGTGCCGACCGCTTGTTGTGGCCTATTGATGAAACAACGAAGTCAACCAATGCAGAGCTGAAACAGACTCCAGGCTACGGAGATTAA
- a CDS encoding IS5 family transposase codes for MYKVLDKDTIKNEILPHLSVAKRGYICQSCLSEVIQCILYKLKTGCQWYMLPVSSFFTAKVLHYKTVYGHFRKWCKKGEWQKVWTILLGRYKSFLDMSSIDLDGSHTTALRGGDCQSYQGRKKSKTTNAIYVTDRQGIPLAISTPVAGSHNDLYNISEVVKEVFSQLTKSDISTDGLFLNADAGFDAKEFRHMCLRMGVFANVAFNYRARGEQDCYLFDDILYKERYSIERTNAWLDSYRSLLNRFDVTLTSWQAWNYIAFIVILMKKVKKKQKSR; via the coding sequence ATGTACAAAGTACTGGACAAAGATACAATAAAAAATGAAATTCTACCTCATTTATCAGTAGCAAAACGTGGATATATTTGCCAAAGCTGCCTGTCTGAGGTAATTCAATGCATTCTTTATAAGCTTAAGACTGGTTGCCAATGGTATATGCTTCCAGTTTCATCGTTCTTCACAGCAAAGGTTCTTCATTACAAAACCGTATACGGACATTTTCGCAAATGGTGTAAGAAAGGAGAATGGCAAAAAGTGTGGACAATACTTCTAGGCCGTTATAAATCTTTCTTGGATATGTCAAGTATAGATTTGGATGGCAGCCATACAACAGCATTACGTGGTGGAGATTGTCAGAGCTATCAGGGACGCAAGAAGAGCAAGACTACAAATGCTATTTATGTAACTGACCGTCAGGGAATACCACTCGCCATATCCACTCCAGTTGCAGGTTCTCACAATGATTTGTACAATATTTCAGAAGTGGTTAAAGAAGTATTCTCACAACTCACAAAGTCTGATATTTCTACTGATGGATTATTTCTCAATGCTGATGCGGGATTCGATGCAAAAGAGTTTAGACACATGTGCCTAAGAATGGGTGTGTTTGCAAATGTAGCATTTAATTATAGAGCAAGGGGTGAGCAAGATTGCTATTTGTTTGACGATATACTGTATAAAGAAAGGTACAGCATAGAAAGAACAAATGCGTGGTTGGATTCATACAGAAGTCTGTTGAACAGATTTGATGTTACTTTGACCAGTTGGCAAGCATGGAATTATATAGCATTTATTGTTATTCTGATGAAGAAAGTGAAAAAGAAACAAAAGTCAAGATAA
- a CDS encoding TonB-dependent receptor domain-containing protein translates to MLQNIKRGIAMLSVASAINLSAQTTYKARVINQDTGEPIIGAVVKGNKGVEAVTNEDGYFSLNTNDDQTLHISYIGFKEQDIKAKALKGQPTISLIPGIDLQEVQVTASISSARSQKALGSKVDHVDIDNLSKNAHTNSLSDMLDGKIGGVQMYQSNGKVGMPIRFNMRSGATMSMERDPIIYVDGVKYNSSHISDINSSQDALSALNDLTIDDIATIDVIKGPSAAASYGAEAANGVIVITTKRGKNNNPENRKADIQVKMSLGAATLAKKYDQFVNNDPINNFFQTGWQKTIYTSVSKAFKENQNLFFSYNMNDIAGIVPGNKDKRHSAKMAYDLRSGRFSLGATASYIHGNISLPQTAMGRYDAIWNLMINQTPWPYVDESTWRAQSWTYGNDRFIGNLRLSYMLPADIKIETIIGADVNHTEGIYRLPFGYKLGNNAEGAKNISNRRNSNFNWDIKATRKFHLADKWDLTATLLSQIARQYETLNSISASRFRSDIDNISAATERTVTESSFEQRTWGLYGEAFLNYDNRFFVNAGLRRDASNLIGSNVASIYYPSLSASYNLKNQKFRIAYGESGRLPYPTDARTSYVMDGISAYGPIVKPQFKGNPDIKPERMREIELGTDWTIRNRHTLALTLYAQYTSDAIIYDDLLSSNGWIGSVPRNVGRIKGHGIEFSYNGNLWKQANRHSLDVYANLNYQANKVTDTGGKDINNYPNVVKEGQPVYAFYYHTVEKPAFNADGTYNQKIGAIESNDYQYLGKPFPSVNGSFGFDLKLFSHFTFGTKWNYALGASIYNQSFYNVSGLGDNLKKRNDQLQALANATVGTAEYNQIAEELAHSARFRANYIEKANFLRLSTLYLGYDLSSLSRRWTRNVVNGMRFSFAIQNVFVLTNYSGADPQVEGNGGNRKQRGIGSLSRDITNTPHPRTYTATLSFTL, encoded by the coding sequence ATGTTACAAAACATTAAGAGAGGTATTGCCATGCTATCGGTAGCCTCTGCTATCAATTTAAGTGCGCAAACAACTTACAAGGCGCGAGTTATTAACCAAGATACAGGTGAGCCTATTATTGGTGCTGTGGTCAAAGGAAATAAAGGTGTAGAGGCAGTAACCAACGAAGACGGTTACTTCTCACTGAACACAAATGATGACCAGACACTGCACATCAGCTATATTGGTTTCAAGGAACAGGACATAAAGGCAAAAGCACTAAAAGGACAACCTACTATCAGTCTTATTCCTGGTATCGACCTTCAGGAGGTACAGGTTACAGCCAGTATCTCCAGTGCACGTAGTCAGAAAGCACTTGGAAGCAAGGTTGACCATGTCGACATTGATAATCTGAGTAAGAATGCGCATACAAATTCTCTCAGCGACATGCTTGATGGTAAGATTGGTGGTGTACAGATGTACCAAAGCAATGGTAAAGTTGGTATGCCAATCCGTTTTAACATGCGCAGTGGTGCTACAATGAGTATGGAGCGTGACCCAATCATCTATGTTGATGGTGTGAAATACAATAGCTCGCATATCTCTGACATCAACAGTTCACAAGATGCACTCAGTGCACTCAATGACTTGACCATTGATGATATTGCAACTATCGATGTCATAAAAGGTCCTTCTGCCGCAGCCAGCTATGGAGCAGAAGCTGCCAATGGTGTTATTGTTATCACAACCAAAAGAGGTAAAAATAACAATCCAGAAAACAGAAAGGCTGACATACAAGTGAAGATGTCGTTAGGCGCAGCTACATTGGCAAAAAAGTATGACCAGTTTGTAAATAATGACCCTATCAATAACTTCTTCCAAACTGGCTGGCAGAAAACAATCTACACCTCTGTTTCAAAAGCATTCAAAGAGAATCAGAACCTCTTCTTCTCTTACAATATGAATGACATTGCAGGTATAGTACCTGGCAATAAGGACAAACGACATAGTGCGAAGATGGCTTATGATCTTCGTTCTGGCCGTTTCTCACTCGGTGCTACAGCTTCCTACATACATGGTAACATCAGTCTTCCACAGACTGCAATGGGTAGATATGATGCGATATGGAACTTAATGATTAACCAGACGCCATGGCCATATGTCGACGAGAGTACGTGGCGAGCACAGAGTTGGACCTATGGCAACGACCGTTTCATCGGTAACCTTCGTCTTAGCTATATGCTTCCAGCAGATATAAAAATTGAGACTATCATTGGCGCAGACGTAAACCATACAGAAGGAATCTATCGTCTACCTTTCGGTTATAAGTTAGGAAATAATGCTGAGGGTGCAAAAAATATAAGCAACCGTAGAAACTCTAACTTTAACTGGGACATAAAAGCTACTCGTAAGTTTCATCTTGCAGACAAATGGGACCTTACAGCAACCCTTCTCTCACAGATTGCACGCCAGTACGAAACACTGAATAGTATTTCTGCATCTCGCTTTAGAAGTGATATCGACAATATCTCAGCAGCAACGGAACGTACAGTAACAGAGTCAAGCTTCGAACAACGCACATGGGGTCTCTATGGTGAGGCTTTCCTCAACTATGATAACCGTTTCTTTGTCAATGCAGGACTCAGACGTGATGCCTCTAACCTTATCGGTAGTAATGTGGCAAGTATCTATTATCCCTCTTTGAGTGCATCATACAACCTCAAGAATCAGAAGTTCCGCATTGCCTATGGTGAGAGTGGACGCCTTCCCTACCCTACAGATGCCCGCACATCTTATGTCATGGACGGCATCAGTGCTTATGGCCCAATTGTTAAACCTCAGTTCAAAGGTAACCCTGATATCAAACCTGAGCGTATGCGAGAGATTGAATTAGGAACGGATTGGACTATTCGTAACAGACATACATTGGCACTTACGCTGTATGCACAATACACCTCTGACGCAATCATCTACGATGACCTTCTTTCAAGCAATGGTTGGATAGGTAGCGTTCCACGTAACGTAGGACGCATCAAGGGTCATGGTATAGAGTTCAGCTACAATGGTAACCTCTGGAAACAGGCTAACCGCCATTCTCTTGACGTGTATGCAAACCTTAATTATCAGGCAAACAAAGTGACTGATACTGGTGGAAAGGATATCAACAACTATCCTAACGTTGTAAAAGAGGGACAACCTGTCTATGCTTTCTATTATCACACCGTTGAGAAGCCAGCCTTCAATGCTGACGGTACATACAACCAGAAAATAGGTGCCATAGAGAGTAATGACTACCAGTATCTTGGTAAGCCATTCCCATCTGTCAATGGTTCGTTTGGTTTCGACCTAAAACTCTTCAGCCACTTCACCTTCGGGACAAAGTGGAATTACGCTTTGGGTGCATCTATCTATAATCAAAGTTTCTATAATGTATCTGGTTTGGGTGACAACTTGAAGAAGCGTAACGACCAGCTGCAGGCTCTTGCAAATGCTACCGTAGGTACTGCAGAATATAACCAAATTGCTGAGGAATTGGCACACAGCGCACGCTTCAGAGCTAACTACATCGAGAAAGCTAACTTCTTGCGCTTGTCAACGCTCTACTTAGGTTATGATTTATCATCACTCTCTCGCAGATGGACACGCAACGTGGTGAATGGAATGCGTTTCTCTTTCGCTATACAAAATGTATTTGTCCTTACCAACTACTCTGGTGCTGACCCACAAGTAGAAGGCAACGGTGGTAATCGTAAGCAGAGAGGTATTGGAAGCTTGTCACGTGACATTACCAATACTCCACACCCACGCACTTACACAGCAACTTTAAGTTTCACATTATAA
- a CDS encoding LTA synthase family protein translates to MDKRTNVITKNPINFIGTRFLKLYLLIGFILRIILMWNVPEDSSFSFWEIIRFLSVGFVTDICMAILLALPLQIINLGLNEAKYHRVTGWIIELLLTIAFAYVLFFHTIFHEYGGGAPKIARIFLGWKLFSFSIRFFIPRTREAWRKISLYITWAVYVFLLLCVTAGEYIFWGEFGVRYNFIAVDYLVYTHEVIGNIMESYSIVPLIGITLLLTAAIIFLQSRHYKLKVTHLYNAKKFLIHLSIYMVLAISSYFILQGTHALQSNNQYVTQLEQNGACDFVIAFQSNMLEYDKFYTMLPKQQCVSQYRQLSGLNKEGKKAIGEFLASQRPNIVLITVESLSADFLTRYGNKENLTPQLDKLMQGSIVFDSLYAAGNRTVRGLEALSLCIPPSAGESIIKRKANRMGNLSIGRILSHLGYKSQFIYGGDSYFDNMGDFFSHNGYEVIDRKDIPNNQVTFANIWGVCDEDIFNKSLQVFDKDYQSKLPFFAQIMTTSNHRPYTYPSGRIKVDGDPNTREAAVKYTDYAIGKFINDARKKAWFQNTVFVVIADHCASSAGKTSLPIDRYHIPCLIYAPAILQPRKIETICSQIDVMPTLLSLLKLRCTVSFTGQDILAPTYHPRAFMATYQDLGYLEGNRLTVLSPVRNIRQYIVRPLHDGTFEEQPTKQMNQELVRKAQAYYQYTNLYVKAQ, encoded by the coding sequence ATGGACAAAAGAACAAATGTAATTACCAAGAATCCTATTAATTTCATTGGAACACGATTTTTAAAACTGTATCTACTTATTGGATTTATCCTAAGAATTATCTTAATGTGGAATGTCCCCGAAGATTCTTCTTTCTCTTTCTGGGAGATAATCAGATTCTTAAGTGTTGGCTTCGTAACAGATATTTGTATGGCAATTTTGCTTGCCTTACCATTACAAATTATAAACCTTGGGCTAAATGAAGCTAAATATCATCGTGTCACAGGATGGATCATTGAACTTCTACTAACTATTGCCTTTGCCTACGTATTATTCTTCCACACCATCTTCCACGAATATGGAGGCGGCGCACCAAAGATTGCACGAATATTCCTCGGATGGAAACTATTCAGTTTCTCCATACGCTTTTTCATTCCAAGAACAAGAGAAGCATGGCGTAAGATCTCCCTCTATATAACTTGGGCTGTATATGTTTTCTTATTACTTTGCGTCACAGCAGGAGAATACATCTTCTGGGGAGAGTTTGGCGTAAGATATAATTTCATTGCAGTAGACTATCTCGTCTACACTCACGAAGTTATTGGGAACATCATGGAGTCTTATTCTATTGTTCCGTTGATTGGCATTACATTACTCTTAACAGCTGCAATTATCTTCCTTCAATCGCGACATTACAAGCTAAAGGTTACTCATCTTTACAATGCGAAGAAGTTTCTTATACACCTTTCTATATATATGGTCTTAGCAATAAGCTCATATTTTATCTTACAAGGCACCCATGCTCTACAAAGTAACAATCAATACGTTACTCAACTTGAACAAAACGGAGCCTGCGACTTTGTCATTGCTTTCCAGAGTAACATGTTAGAGTATGATAAGTTCTATACTATGTTACCCAAACAACAATGTGTGTCTCAGTATCGTCAATTAAGTGGACTTAACAAGGAGGGAAAAAAGGCGATTGGAGAGTTCCTTGCTTCACAACGCCCTAACATCGTCTTAATAACAGTAGAAAGCCTAAGTGCTGATTTCCTTACGCGATATGGAAATAAAGAGAACCTTACCCCACAACTTGACAAGCTCATGCAAGGGAGTATTGTCTTTGACAGTCTATACGCAGCAGGAAACAGAACAGTTAGAGGATTAGAAGCATTATCTCTTTGCATTCCACCGAGTGCAGGAGAAAGCATCATCAAGCGAAAGGCTAACCGAATGGGGAACTTATCAATAGGTCGTATCCTTTCTCACTTGGGGTACAAATCGCAATTCATCTATGGCGGAGATAGTTATTTCGATAACATGGGCGACTTCTTCAGTCATAATGGCTACGAGGTAATAGACCGAAAGGACATACCGAACAATCAAGTAACATTCGCAAACATTTGGGGTGTCTGTGATGAAGATATCTTCAACAAGAGCTTACAAGTATTCGATAAGGACTATCAGTCGAAACTTCCTTTCTTCGCACAGATTATGACCACGAGCAACCATCGCCCTTACACCTATCCCAGTGGCAGAATTAAAGTAGACGGTGACCCTAACACAAGAGAAGCCGCAGTAAAATATACAGACTATGCAATCGGTAAATTCATTAATGACGCCCGAAAGAAAGCATGGTTCCAGAATACCGTATTCGTAGTTATTGCTGATCACTGTGCATCCAGTGCCGGGAAAACATCACTTCCTATAGACCGCTACCATATTCCATGCCTCATCTATGCGCCAGCTATTCTCCAACCAAGAAAGATTGAAACTATATGCTCGCAGATTGATGTCATGCCTACCCTACTTTCTCTCCTCAAGTTACGTTGCACTGTAAGTTTCACAGGACAAGACATCCTCGCACCAACCTATCATCCTCGTGCATTCATGGCAACTTACCAAGACCTTGGGTATCTTGAAGGTAATCGACTAACTGTTTTATCGCCAGTCCGCAATATACGACAATACATCGTTCGTCCATTACACGATGGTACATTTGAAGAGCAACCTACAAAGCAAATGAATCAAGAACTCGTTCGCAAGGCGCAGGCTTACTACCAATACACAAACTTATACGTGAAAGCGCAATAG
- a CDS encoding HU family DNA-binding protein produces MAFFKKVKKKITGLWYPQVVTVGKPVTTDQVADRLALISTVSRGDTYAVLKDLGGVMASFMAEGRTVKLEGVGTFYYTINADKGIAKPEEVTAKQIKGIRVRFIPETSRTQSNKVATRSLVSETIYWEEWKDEKEKEEKKEKKKKEESVGPVPE; encoded by the coding sequence ATGGCATTTTTTAAAAAAGTAAAGAAAAAGATTACAGGCCTGTGGTATCCACAGGTAGTGACGGTTGGAAAACCTGTAACGACAGATCAGGTGGCAGATCGCTTGGCATTGATTTCAACGGTGAGCCGTGGTGACACGTATGCTGTGTTAAAGGATCTTGGCGGTGTGATGGCTTCCTTTATGGCCGAAGGGCGCACGGTGAAACTGGAGGGCGTGGGTACGTTTTACTACACCATCAACGCTGATAAGGGTATCGCGAAGCCAGAAGAAGTGACGGCAAAGCAGATAAAAGGCATCCGTGTACGCTTTATTCCCGAGACTTCACGCACGCAGAGCAATAAGGTTGCTACTCGTTCGCTAGTGTCTGAAACTATCTACTGGGAGGAGTGGAAGGATGAGAAAGAGAAGGAGGAAAAGAAAGAGAAGAAAAAGAAAGAGGAAAGTGTCGGTCCAGTCCCTGAATAA